The Fragaria vesca subsp. vesca linkage group LG2, FraVesHawaii_1.0, whole genome shotgun sequence genome includes a window with the following:
- the LOC101306871 gene encoding uncharacterized protein LOC101306871, with the protein MAAEYSCSSSSSSSSSSSSSNLRITVEKNPSESRLSELDIKCWPKWGCSPGKYQLKFDAEETCYLLKGRVKAYPKGSSEFVEFGAGDLVTIPKGLSCTWDVSIAVDKHYKFESS; encoded by the exons ATGGCTGCAGAATATTCCTGCTCTTCATCTTCATCTTCTTCTTCTTCTTCTTCTTCCTCAAACCTAAGAATCACAGTTGAGAAAAACCCTTCTGAGTCTCGCTTATCTGAACTCGACATCAAGTGCTGGCCCAA ATGGGGTTGTTCTCCTGGGAAGTACCAGCTGAAGTTTGATGCAGAGGAGACGTGTTACTTGCTCAAGGGAAGAGTGAAGGCATACCCGAAAGGATCATCGGAGTTCGTCGAGTTCGGAGCCGGCGACCTGGTTACGATCCCGAAGGGACTGAGTTGCACTTGGGATGTATCAATTGCTGTTGATAAACATTATAAATTCGAATCATCTTGA